A region from the Salvia splendens isolate huo1 chromosome 15, SspV2, whole genome shotgun sequence genome encodes:
- the LOC121766795 gene encoding glutathione S-transferase T3-like, giving the protein MDWFNSDERQMDEFVNANNLYMPASPPSQPTPSPGVGSNIDVTSPVNTDEFEISEMEPAQGQGKGKVGEDDGPKKYSPQETMWLARNYVDVVEDPIIDNQQSSKVFWERIAEKYNAGRPKGSFERSYVKLRKHWGRVQVDMRKWNGKWANVVRMWPSGHSKADLIEKAKEAFFADGKKHFKHFDVWNLVEKSQKYTSGAEPTATGAAKRTKRSQPPDGNKCGKEESKGEDNCEQLRYGATADQSVSG; this is encoded by the exons ATGGATTGGTTTAACAGCGATGAACGTCAGATGGACGAGTTCGTCAACGCGAACAATTTGTACATGCCGGCATCACCACCATCGCAGCCAacgcctagtccgggagtcggtagcaacaTCGACGTAACATCGCCGGTCAACACCGATGAGTTTGAGatcagtgagatggagcccgctcaagggcagggcaagggcaaggtcgGCGAGGATGACGGGCCGAAGAAGTATAGTCCGCaagagacaatgtggcttgcCAGGAACTACGTCGACGTCgtcgaggatcctatcatcgacAACCAGCAGTCCAGCAAGGTGttctgggagcggattgctGAGAAGTATAACGCTGGGCGTCCTAAAGGGTCGTTCGaacgtagctacgtgaagctgcgcaagcattggggtcGGGTCCAGGTGGATATGAGAAAGTGGAATGGAAAGTGGGCCAATGTagtccggatgtggccgagcgggcacagcaAGGCGGACCTCATCGAGAAGGCGAAGGAGGCGTTCTTCGCTGACGGGAAGAAGCACTTCAAGCACTTCGACGTTTGGAATCTCGTCGAGAAGAGCCAGAAGTACACCAGTGGTGCCGAACCGACGGCAACCggggcggcgaagagaaccaaa CGTTCACAGCCGCCCGATGGGAACAAATGCGgcaaagaggaaagcaaaggggaagacaactgcgagcaactccgctatggCGCCACCGCCGATCAATcagtctctggataa
- the LOC121769520 gene encoding toMV susceptible protein tm-1(GCR26): protein MDDMKNNNIMQVFCIGTADTKLDEIRFLAQSIRDNLNLFYANSSSKLVVTMVDVSAGQKVIESCDDFDFVSRREVLSCCAEAGVHGNQLPDDRGKAIAVMNNALQAFLCKAHADRVLAGVIGLGGSGGTSLISSAFRSLPLGIPKLIVSTVASGQTEPYVGTSDLLLFPSVVDICGINNVSRVVLYNAASALAGMVIGHLNSKASAATASQKGTIGLTMFGVTTPCVNAVKDRLAREGYETLVFHATGVGGRAMEDLVRGGFIQGVLDITTTEVADYIVGGVMACDPSRFDAIIEKKIPLVLSVGALDMVNFGSKDTIPSKFQQRRLYEHNEQVTLMRTTVDENKKVAAFIAEKLNKSSSKVCVCLPKLGVSALDAPGKAFHDPVATGTLIEEMQRLIQTSECRQIKVLPQHINDPEFANALVDSFLEISTNINDISSHPVHESIQQTQRKTSSSVTSSQNIIPVSYTLSNFPDAKPETLEQTRKILQKLKYQINEGKPIIGAGAGTGISAKFEEVGGVDMIIVYNSGRFRMAGRGSLAGLLPFADANAIVLDMANEVLPVVKEVPVLAGVCATDPFRRIDFFLKQLESIGFAGVQNFPTVGLFDGNFRQNIEETGMGYSLEVEMIAKAHKMGLLTTPYAFNQEEATAMAKAGADIIVAHMGLTTSGSIGAKTALSLDQSVTLVQAIADAAHRINPETIVLCHGGPISEPGEAEYVLKRTEGVHGFYGASSLERLPVEQAITGTVKQYKTISIS from the exons atggaCGATATGAAGAACAACAACATTATGCAAGTATTCTGCATTGGCACAGCTGACACGAAGCTTGATGAGATTCGATTCCTCGCGCAGTCAATTCGAGACAATCTCAACCTTTTTTACGCTAATTCTTCCTCAAAG CTTGTGGTGACTATGGTAGATGTATCAGCTGGTCAAAAAGTTATTGAGAGTTGtgatgattttgattttgtgtcGAGAAGAGAAGTTCTCTCCTGCTGTGCTGAAGCAGGGGTGCATGGCAATCAGCTTCCTGATGATAGAGGCAAAGCTATTGCTGTGATGAATAATGCTCTTCAGGCTTTCCTCTGCAAGGCTCATGCGGATCGAGTTCTTGCTGGAGTTATTGGACTTGGAGGAAGTGGGGGGACGTCGTTAATTTCCTCTGCCTTCAGGTCACTACCTCTTGGAATCCCAAAGCTGATTGTGTCAACTGTGGCTAGTGGTCAGACTGAACCTTATGTGGGAACATCGGATTTGTTGTTGTTTCCATCGGTGGTTGACATTTGTGGCATTAATAATGTGAGTAGAGTTGTGTTGTATAATGCTGCTTCTGCGTTGGCTGGAATGGTGATTGGACATCTGAATTCCAAAGCATCTGCTGCTACTGCTTCTCAGAAGGGTACGATTGGTTTAACTATGTTTGGGGTTACAACTCCATGCGTCAATGCTGTCAAAGACAGGTTAGCTCGAGAAGGGTATGAGACCTTAGTCTTTCATGCTACTGGGGTTGGGGGGAGAGCTATGGAGGATCTAGTTAGAGGAGGATTTATACAG GGGGTTTTGGATATTACAACAACTGAGGTGGCAGATTACATTGTCGGAGGTGTCATGGCATGTGATCCCTCCCGCTTTGATGCCATCATAGAGAAAAAAATACCTTTAGTTCTCAGTGTTGGAGCATTGGATATGGTGAATTTTGGATCCAAAGACACCATACCTTCTAAGTTTCAGCAAAGAAGGTTGTATGAACACAATGAACAG GTTACTCTGATGCGAACGACAGTGGATGAAAATAAGAAAGTTGCTGCATTTATTGCAGAAAAATTGAATAAGTCGTCATCTAAAGTTTGTGTTTGCCTGCCAAAGTTGGGTGTATCGGCATTGGATGCACCAGGGAAGGCATTTCATGATCCTGTTGCTACCGGTACACTTATAGAGGAAATGCAGAGGCTAATTCAAACAAGTGAATGTCGTCAG ATTAAGGTTTTGCCACAGCATATTAATGATCCTGAGTTTGCAAATGCTCTAGTGGACTCGTTCTTGGAGATCTCTACCAATATTAATGATATTAGTAGTCATCCTGTTCATGAATCTATCCAACAAACTCaaagaaaaacttcttccagtGTGACAAGTTCCCAGAATATCATTCCCGTTTCATATACCTTGAGCAACTTCCCTGATGCAAAACCAG AAACACTGGAACAAACACGAAAGATTCTCCAAAAattgaaatatcaaataaaCGAGGGCAAACCCATCATTGGTGCCGGAGCTGGGACAGGCATATCAGCCAAGTTTGAGGAAGTTGGTGGAGTTGATATGATCATCGTGTACAACTCAGGACGGTTTAGGATGGCAGGAAGAGGGTCATTGGCAGGTCTGTTGCCATTTGCTGACGCAAATGCAATTGTGCTTGACATGGCCAATGAGGTGTTGCCt GTTGTCAAAGAAGTTCCAGTTCTTGCCGGAGTTTGTGCAACTGACCCATTCCGAAGAATTGATTTCTTCCTGAAACAATTGGAGTCTATTGGATTTGCAGGAGTGCAGAATTTTCCAACTGTTGGTCTATTTGATGGTAACTTTAGACAAAATATAGAAGAAACCGGGATGGGATATAG TCTTGAAGTTGAGATGATTGCAAAAGCTCATAAAATGGGCCTCTTAACAACCCCATATGCTTTTAACCAAGAAGAAGCAACGGCAATGGCAAAAGCTGGTGCAGACATAATTGTGGCACATATGGGCCTCACGACATCTGGTTCTATTGGTGCTAAAACAGCCCTCTCACTCGATCAAAGTGTAACTCTTGTACAAGCTATTGCAGATGCTGCTCACAGGATCAATCCCGAAACTATTGTTCTTTGTCATGGAG GCCCTATATCCGAACCGGGTGAAGCAGAATATGTGTTGAAGAGAACTGAAGGTGTTCATGGATTCTACGGCGCATCCAGCTTGGAGAGGCTGCCAGTTGAACAAGCAATAACAGGTACGGTAAAGCAGTACAAAACCatatctatttcttaa
- the LOC121769132 gene encoding AAA-ATPase At5g17750-like yields MAVSMSHMPPASSIFSMYASISASIMLLQTMMNQLLPLPAQRFLLSLLHRLFPRRPSHSTLLIEERDGLSSNELFSAAETYLCSHLRPDSHRLKLTKRPNDPSLSLRFASTHSIPDSHLGIPLLWHFINEENKKHNKAYIDERSHHPHLHLPESEKRYFELTFSKEFRDTVLDSYIPSILARAKIIKEQKKVVKLHTLAGAPSYSSSSVWDSVNLEHPSTFETLAMDADLKRRIKEDLDRFVRRKDFYRRVGRAWKRGYLLYGPPGTGKSSLIAAMANYLKFDIYDLELTNVRRDSDLRNLLLRTANRSILVIEDIDCTVDLPDRKGSPAAAAAVEGGNAHLHRPREPQFTLSGLLNFIDGLWSSCGDERIIVFTTNNKGKLDPALLRPGRMDMHIHMSYLTPDGFRLLASTYLGIQGHHPSLPEIENLIKMKNITPAEVAEELMKFDDVDLSLNEVLNFLKSKTNEDEDDTKIISEKDVEVGAAKDQVTAHDCDF; encoded by the exons ATGGCTGTGTCGATGTCTCACATGCCCCCTGCTTCGTCCATCTTCTCGATGTACGCCTCCATCTCCGCCTCCATCATGCTCCTCCAAACAATGATGAACCAGCTCCTCCCCCTCCCCGCCCAGCGCTTCCTCCTCTCTCTCCTCCACCGCCTCTTCCCCCGCCGCCCCTCCCACTCCACCCTCCTCATCGAGGAGCGCGACGGCCTCTCCTCCAACGAGCTCTTCTCCGCCGCCGAGACCTACCTCTGCTCCCACCTCCGCCCCGACTCCCACCGCCTCAAGCTCACCAAGCGCCCAAACGacccctccctctccctccgcTTCGCCTCCACCCACTCCATCCCCGACTCCCACCTCGGCATCCCCCTCCTCTGGCACTTCATCAACgaagaaaacaagaaacacaacAAGGCCTACATCGACGAACGCTCCCACCACCCCCACCTCCACCTCCCCGAATCCGAAAAGCGATACTTCGAACTCACATTCAGCAAAGAGTTCCGAGACACCGTCCTCGACTCCTACATCCCTTCCATCCTCGCCCGCGCCAAAATCATCAAAGAGCAGAAAAAAGTCGTCAAGCTTCACACGCTCGCCGGCGCCCCTTCCTAcagctcctcctccgtctgGGATTCCGTCAATTTGGAGCATCCTTCCACGTTCGAGACGCTGGCGATGGATGCGGATTTGAAGAGAAGGATCAAGGAGGATTTGGATCGGTTTGTGAGGAGGAAGGATTTTTATCGGAGAGTTGGGAGGGCGTGGAAGAGGGGGTACTTGCTGTATGGGCCGCCGGGGACGGGGAAATCGAGCTTGATTGCGGCGATGGCGAATTATCTCAAGTTTGATATCTATGATTTGGAGCTGACGAATGTGAGGCGTGATTCGGATTTGAGGAATCTGCTGCTCAGGACTGCTAATAGGTCCATTCTTGTCATTGAGGACATTGATTGCACCGTCGACCTTCCCGACAGGAAAGGCtcccccgccgccgccgccgctgttgAAGGTGGTAATGCCCATCTCCACCGCCCGCGTGAACCTCAG TTCACACTCTCAGGGCTGTTGAACTTCATCGACGGGCTGTGGTCGAGCTGCGGGGACGAGCGAATCATCGTATTCACTACAAACAACAAAGGCAAGCTAGACCCGGCATTGCTCCGGCCGGGGCGCATGGACATGCACATACACATGTCCTATCTCACGCCCGATGGGTTCCGCCTCTTGGCCTCTACTTATCTCGGCATCCAAGGCCACCACCCCAGTCTCCCCGAGATCGAAAATCTAATCAAGATGAAGAACATCACGCCGGCTGAAGTCGCCGAAGAGCTCATGAAATTTGATGATGTCGATTTATCCCTTAATGAGGTGCTAAATTTTCTAAAAAGCAAGACCAACGAAGATGAAGATGACACCAAAATTATTAGTGAAAAAGATGTGGAGGTTGGTGCGGCCAAAGACCAAGTTACGGCCCACGATTGCGACTTTTAA